One Nitrospina watsonii DNA segment encodes these proteins:
- a CDS encoding response regulator: MSIMDNCSGTHGRILVIEDDADIQEMIKLQLEQAGYRVIEAGNGEEGIALMKQGSNLLQVGLILTDIRMPKINGIEAIDYIHANAPSIPIVVITGYPDTDLAVNLLQKGVKDFLVKPVQKETLLKKVSAILSSEQEFKYV, translated from the coding sequence ATGTCTATCATGGATAATTGCTCGGGAACTCACGGAAGAATTCTAGTTATCGAAGACGATGCGGACATTCAAGAGATGATCAAGCTCCAGTTGGAGCAGGCGGGGTATCGTGTCATCGAGGCCGGTAACGGAGAGGAGGGCATTGCCCTGATGAAACAAGGTTCGAACCTGCTGCAGGTCGGATTGATCCTCACCGACATACGCATGCCCAAAATCAACGGCATCGAAGCCATCGACTACATCCATGCCAATGCGCCTTCGATTCCGATCGTGGTGATCACCGGTTATCCGGATACGGACCTGGCGGTCAATCTGTTGCAGAAAGGCGTTAAGGATTTCCTCGTGAAGCCGGTGCAGAAGGAAACCTTGTTGAAGAAAGTGTCAGCCATTCTGTCTTCAGAACAGGAGTTCAAGTATGTATGA
- a CDS encoding Tll0287-like domain-containing protein — MIIPLPESSAEFSESSVGISPDKAAHYIHAVIKANRTIYSQYLVDRLNEAVGLNATENWEQDKTLPLPVQFLLMSAEQVRSQEVGLDYKLMSLWPINENNGPATEIERDGLLSVMGNPDEPFNWIVKEGKRVLFNAIYSDRAVAKRCVSCHNAHAKSPNKNFKVGDVMGGILVQFPVARVAGPDDAEARYQVLPEVLADYIHAILEADRTIYTKHVVQRLETEKVSYASENWWENNCLLLPAQFLLNASDLVQSLRLGFDYRLISLWPVNPHNGAANEFERYGLESVAESPRKPYSGTTWVGRRPYFQAVYPDQAIASTCVSCHNAHPRSPKHNFKLNEVMGGIVVSIPLGQEVDLLALPGLDKNSDD, encoded by the coding sequence TTGATCATCCCCCTGCCTGAAAGCTCGGCGGAATTTTCTGAATCCTCAGTCGGAATCTCCCCGGATAAAGCCGCTCATTACATTCATGCCGTGATCAAAGCGAACCGCACCATCTATTCCCAATATCTGGTCGATCGTCTCAATGAAGCCGTTGGCCTGAATGCCACGGAAAATTGGGAACAAGACAAAACACTTCCTCTGCCGGTTCAATTTTTGTTGATGTCCGCGGAACAGGTGCGTTCTCAGGAGGTAGGCCTGGATTACAAATTGATGAGCCTTTGGCCGATCAATGAGAACAACGGGCCCGCCACGGAAATCGAACGAGACGGCCTTTTGAGCGTTATGGGGAACCCGGATGAACCGTTCAATTGGATTGTTAAGGAGGGTAAGCGGGTTCTGTTCAACGCCATTTATTCTGACAGGGCGGTGGCCAAGCGGTGCGTGAGTTGCCACAATGCGCACGCAAAAAGTCCCAATAAAAATTTCAAGGTGGGTGATGTGATGGGGGGCATTCTGGTCCAGTTCCCGGTCGCCCGCGTAGCCGGTCCGGACGACGCGGAAGCGCGCTACCAGGTGTTGCCCGAGGTGTTGGCGGATTACATTCACGCCATTCTGGAAGCGGACCGGACCATTTATACAAAGCATGTTGTTCAACGCCTGGAAACGGAAAAGGTGAGTTACGCATCCGAAAACTGGTGGGAGAACAACTGTCTCCTTCTGCCTGCTCAATTTTTGCTGAATGCGTCGGACCTGGTGCAGAGCCTGCGCCTGGGATTCGATTACCGGCTTATCAGCCTTTGGCCTGTCAACCCTCACAATGGAGCCGCCAACGAGTTTGAACGCTATGGGCTGGAATCGGTGGCTGAATCTCCACGAAAGCCCTACAGTGGGACCACCTGGGTGGGTCGCCGCCCCTACTTCCAAGCCGTTTATCCGGATCAGGCCATCGCCTCCACCTGTGTGAGTTGCCATAACGCGCATCCTCGCAGCCCCAAACACAATTTCAAACTTAACGAAGTGATGGGTGGGATCGTGGTTAGCATTCCTTTGGGACAGGAGGTGGACCTTCTCGCCTTACCCGGCTTGGACAAGAACTCCGACGACTGA
- a CDS encoding helix-turn-helix domain-containing protein has translation MNDTTPPSLPEKDYLKIFDIIGKLHQCRVKQDLRLVMQNEIMPFFHVQIGGYAWTDLNLWKGMVKPAQAIDVIGLDPSQWPWANKLHTYLRSLLDISHNANRPVVAHDVDVPREVLQKELKRFVEDHPEFNPSDFVGFDTYKATMCAFDRENQIGSGFHRLAPNDAFWTPREVRLMELLWPGFSNTIKRVAIQDKLQTYKALITALEESATPLALLREDARVIFRNAEFQAVIPVDAGKFLPKTLRELVEQKITLQVPDRLSDSSIPPMTFYQHKDTAYRLNLTQLHPKEDNSESVWLLRLQTSNDSYTALHRKLQEASLTPREVEVAILAGDGLEDGDIAQRLFISPSTLKNHLKHIYQKLDVHSRTQLVARLRSSPEAAGG, from the coding sequence ATGAACGACACAACGCCTCCATCGCTTCCAGAAAAGGATTATCTTAAAATTTTCGACATCATTGGGAAGCTGCACCAATGCCGAGTGAAGCAGGACCTGCGTCTGGTCATGCAGAATGAAATCATGCCCTTTTTTCATGTTCAGATCGGAGGGTATGCCTGGACGGACCTGAATTTGTGGAAAGGCATGGTGAAACCCGCGCAGGCCATCGATGTGATCGGCCTCGACCCCAGCCAATGGCCCTGGGCGAATAAATTGCATACCTATTTAAGATCTTTGTTGGACATTTCTCATAACGCGAACCGTCCGGTGGTTGCCCACGATGTCGATGTGCCGAGGGAAGTATTGCAGAAGGAACTAAAACGATTTGTCGAAGACCATCCTGAATTCAACCCCAGTGATTTCGTGGGGTTTGACACCTATAAAGCCACCATGTGTGCATTTGATCGTGAGAACCAGATTGGCAGCGGGTTTCACCGGCTTGCTCCCAATGATGCATTCTGGACACCCCGGGAAGTTCGCCTCATGGAGCTTCTGTGGCCCGGTTTTTCCAATACCATCAAGCGGGTGGCGATTCAGGATAAACTACAGACATACAAGGCGCTGATCACCGCGCTGGAGGAAAGCGCGACACCCCTGGCGCTTTTGCGCGAGGACGCGCGGGTGATCTTCCGCAACGCTGAATTTCAGGCTGTAATTCCAGTGGACGCTGGAAAATTCCTTCCAAAAACGTTGCGGGAGCTGGTTGAACAGAAAATCACTTTACAAGTCCCTGATCGGCTTTCGGATTCTTCCATTCCTCCCATGACGTTTTATCAGCATAAGGACACAGCATACCGGCTCAACCTGACGCAACTGCATCCCAAAGAAGACAACTCGGAATCGGTCTGGTTGTTGCGCCTTCAGACATCCAACGATTCCTACACCGCTCTGCACCGCAAACTTCAAGAAGCCAGCCTCACTCCGCGCGAGGTGGAGGTGGCCATTCTGGCGGGCGACGGGCTGGAAGACGGCGACATCGCGCAGCGTTTGTTCATCTCGCCCAGCACTCTCAAAAACCACCTCAAGCACATCTACCAGAAGCTGGACGTGCATTCGCGAACGCAACTGGTGGCGCGCCTCCGGTCTTCGCCGGAAGCCGCAGGAGGTTGA
- a CDS encoding helix-turn-helix transcriptional regulator, translating into MDDHTRTSLPEEIYLGVLDLIGRLQQCHTRSEFKDCIKNHILPFFDAEDSTYGWVDVSLLKDRITPASAIGSILIPDEQLPILEKISVYLTSIPQTFTQTHRQVIAHDVDIPRKNLQIELQNFFKNHPEYQPSDIYRNDDYLASLVAIDRTDNLVLGVHRYAPNNKYWTRREIRLMELLRPSLFNATRRIAIQELLQTYKSLIEALEKSDAPFALVQENGRILFGNAAFQAIVPIEASNLLPQELRDSLEQQMALLKPDPAPMAFYKNRDAVYRLIVTRLHPEKGSRQPIWLLRLHPVIDPCTAMHRTLQTSGLTPREVEVAILAGDGFSDKEITQRLFISPSTLKNHLKHIYQKLGVHSRTQLVARLRPSPEPQGD; encoded by the coding sequence ATGGACGACCACACACGCACCTCACTGCCGGAAGAAATTTACTTGGGCGTTCTAGATCTCATCGGACGGCTACAACAGTGCCATACCCGCAGCGAATTCAAGGATTGCATCAAAAATCACATTCTTCCTTTTTTTGATGCGGAGGATAGCACTTATGGCTGGGTAGACGTATCCCTCCTCAAAGATCGAATCACTCCTGCCAGTGCCATAGGTTCTATTTTGATTCCCGATGAGCAACTTCCCATTCTCGAAAAAATAAGCGTGTATCTTACTTCGATTCCCCAAACCTTCACCCAAACTCACCGCCAGGTGATCGCTCATGATGTGGACATTCCCCGCAAAAACCTCCAAATTGAACTGCAAAATTTCTTTAAGAACCATCCCGAATATCAGCCCTCGGACATTTACCGTAACGATGATTATCTGGCCTCACTAGTGGCGATCGACCGAACAGATAATCTTGTTCTGGGGGTTCACCGCTATGCTCCCAACAATAAATATTGGACGCGGCGCGAAATCCGCCTGATGGAGCTGTTGCGCCCCAGTTTATTCAACGCCACCAGGCGGATTGCCATTCAAGAGTTGTTACAAACCTACAAGTCGTTGATTGAAGCTCTGGAGAAGAGCGATGCGCCCTTTGCCTTAGTGCAGGAGAACGGTCGGATACTGTTTGGCAATGCCGCATTTCAGGCCATTGTTCCTATTGAGGCCAGTAACTTGCTTCCTCAAGAGTTGCGTGATTCGCTCGAACAACAAATGGCCCTGCTGAAACCCGACCCGGCACCCATGGCGTTTTATAAAAACCGGGATGCGGTCTACCGGCTTATCGTGACGCGGCTTCATCCAGAAAAAGGCAGTCGGCAACCGATCTGGCTCCTGCGTCTGCACCCGGTAATCGATCCCTGCACCGCAATGCACCGCACCCTGCAAACGTCTGGCCTCACGCCACGCGAGGTGGAGGTGGCCATCCTGGCGGGGGACGGTTTCAGCGATAAAGAAATCACCCAGCGTTTGTTCATCTCGCCCAGCACTCTCAAAAACCACCTCAAGCACATCTACCAAAAGCTGGGCGTGCACTCGCGCACGCAACTGGTGGCGCGCCTCCGGCCATCGCCGGAGCCACAGGGAGATTGA
- a CDS encoding helix-turn-helix transcriptional regulator: protein MDGKTYTSLPETDYLKIIEIIHALYRCQDRNDMRQCIKKYLVEGMEVDYVAWGWVELQSDLTKMKATQLLDCVGLPEHEFAVVQKMVGYHSQLVEFVLNDFRTVTATDVDYSRSLLPPQVDAFFADHPEFDREKMQTGKLVTAMCFFDRPSLDVGFGLNRVFPNTRAFTLRDVRMLELLQPALVATIKRLALQEQLKTHQALTATLAESGLSLALTQQDGRLLFRNERFQQIVPVEPMSRLPEPLIALLQKQAARIHPEHPSATAAPGIETFEHGGEVYRFEATPLHPENDRDDPAWLVQLHPAADPCTALHHLLQRSGLTAREVEVAILAGDGLADGDIAQRLFISPVTLKNHLKHIYQKLDVHSRTQLVARLRPPDAEQEL from the coding sequence ATGGACGGAAAAACCTACACGTCTCTGCCTGAAACCGATTACCTGAAAATCATCGAGATCATCCACGCCCTGTACCGTTGCCAGGACAGAAATGACATGCGGCAATGTATAAAAAAATATCTCGTTGAGGGGATGGAGGTGGATTACGTGGCCTGGGGCTGGGTGGAGTTGCAATCGGACCTAACAAAAATGAAAGCGACGCAACTTCTCGATTGCGTGGGCCTGCCTGAACATGAATTCGCGGTGGTTCAAAAAATGGTGGGCTATCACTCTCAGTTGGTGGAGTTTGTGCTGAACGACTTCCGCACTGTCACCGCCACCGATGTGGACTACAGCCGGTCCCTGCTTCCCCCACAGGTGGACGCTTTTTTTGCAGACCATCCCGAGTTCGACCGGGAGAAGATGCAAACCGGAAAACTGGTGACGGCTATGTGCTTTTTCGACCGGCCCAGCCTGGATGTCGGTTTCGGTTTGAACCGGGTGTTTCCCAACACCAGGGCGTTCACCCTGCGGGATGTGCGCATGTTGGAACTCCTGCAACCGGCGCTGGTGGCCACCATCAAACGCCTCGCACTGCAGGAACAGTTGAAAACGCACCAAGCCCTGACCGCCACGCTGGCGGAAAGCGGTCTGTCCCTGGCGTTGACCCAGCAGGATGGCCGCCTGCTGTTTCGCAATGAGCGATTCCAACAGATCGTGCCGGTGGAGCCCATGAGTCGTTTGCCGGAACCCCTGATTGCCTTGCTGCAGAAACAGGCCGCGCGCATCCACCCCGAACACCCGTCCGCCACCGCCGCGCCCGGCATCGAAACCTTTGAGCACGGCGGCGAGGTGTACCGGTTCGAAGCCACACCGCTTCATCCCGAAAACGACAGGGACGACCCGGCATGGCTGGTGCAACTGCACCCGGCGGCCGACCCCTGCACCGCCCTGCACCACCTCCTGCAACGATCCGGCCTGACCGCGCGCGAGGTGGAGGTGGCCATCCTGGCGGGCGACGGGCTGGCAGACGGCGACATCGCGCAGCGCCTGTTCATCTCCCCCGTCACGCTCAAAAACCACCTCAAGCACATCTACCAGAAGCTGGACGTGCATTCGCGAACGCAACTGGTGGCGCGCCTCCGGCCGCCCGACGCTGAACAGGAGCTCTAG
- a CDS encoding helix-turn-helix domain-containing protein, whose product MDDRTVPYLPEKDYQAIIDLIGCFHQCVTIEDLNAVLESRLLPLVNVEMLGFAWTNRDFSHSPRPVRGLIHGVGMGDHPLDKQCLVNVGSYHKTLIHVVGSTHRITTAVDVDYPREDFKKEIAEFVRDHPEYKDTQYARANASMALIDRPDLEIGLGLCRIAPNEALFTLREVRIMELLHPSLLRTAKTIALNTSIKTYRALIEVLSSAEGCCALVLESGRVLFNNAAFSAVVPVKTKELLPDALRCVVEQQISGRTPGAPPESSTPPMTFYSQAGNDYRVSLTDLHPEDGGEDRAWLLRLHPAVDPYTAIHLSLQQAGLTPREVEVAILVGDGLADGDIAQRRFISPSTLKNHLKHIYQKLDVHSRVQLIARLKPPQ is encoded by the coding sequence ATGGATGACCGAACGGTTCCGTACCTGCCCGAAAAGGATTATCAGGCCATCATCGATTTGATCGGATGTTTCCATCAATGCGTGACCATCGAGGATCTGAACGCGGTGCTGGAATCCCGTCTGCTTCCGCTGGTGAACGTGGAAATGCTTGGATTCGCCTGGACCAACCGCGATTTTTCCCATTCCCCGCGTCCGGTACGCGGCCTCATTCACGGCGTGGGCATGGGGGACCATCCTCTCGACAAACAATGCCTGGTGAATGTCGGCAGTTACCACAAGACCCTGATCCATGTGGTCGGCAGTACCCACCGGATCACCACCGCCGTGGATGTGGACTACCCGCGCGAGGATTTCAAAAAGGAAATCGCCGAATTCGTCCGGGACCATCCAGAATACAAAGACACCCAGTATGCGCGCGCCAACGCATCCATGGCGCTGATCGACCGGCCGGACCTGGAAATCGGTTTGGGCCTGTGCCGGATCGCGCCCAACGAAGCGCTTTTCACTTTGCGCGAAGTCCGCATCATGGAGTTGTTGCACCCCAGCCTCCTGCGCACGGCCAAAACCATTGCCCTGAACACCTCGATCAAAACCTACCGCGCCTTGATCGAGGTGCTTTCGTCTGCGGAGGGCTGTTGCGCGTTGGTGCTGGAAAGCGGACGGGTGCTGTTCAACAATGCGGCCTTTTCCGCCGTGGTGCCGGTGAAAACAAAAGAGCTTCTGCCGGACGCCCTGCGTTGCGTTGTGGAACAGCAAATCTCCGGACGAACCCCCGGCGCGCCGCCGGAGTCCTCCACGCCGCCGATGACGTTTTACTCGCAGGCGGGCAACGACTACAGGGTGTCGCTGACGGACCTGCACCCGGAGGACGGCGGCGAAGACCGGGCGTGGCTGTTGCGCCTGCACCCGGCGGTCGATCCCTACACCGCAATACACCTCAGCCTGCAACAAGCGGGCCTCACGCCGCGCGAGGTGGAGGTGGCCATCCTGGTGGGCGACGGGCTGGCAGACGGCGACATCGCGCAGCGCCGGTTCATCTCCCCCAGCACGCTCAAAAACCACCTCAAGCACATCTACCAGAAGCTGGACGTGCATTCGCGGGTCCAGCTCATCGCCCGGCTGAAGCCACCCCAGTAG
- a CDS encoding RelA/SpoT family protein has translation MRKLSEITESVLAYHPSANVDIILDAYLYSAKAHRGQSRRSGEAYLSHPVEVAYNLTRLKMDERTVAAGLLHDTIEDTLATNDEIRELFGDEIYGLVDGVTKIGEIEFSSREEKQAENYRKMILAMARDIRVVMIKLADRAHNLRTLGSLDPSRQQRIARETLDIYAALANRLGIGWLKAELEDGSFKYLHPDEYEAIVNRMHQGQGERDDLVKSVYTLLEKELKAVELTGTVTGRSKHYYSIYKKMVNQQIDLEDVYDLIGVRVICESVKDCYAILGLVHSLWRPIPGKFKDYIAMPKPNMYQSLHTTVNGPNGQRVEVQIRTRDMHRVAEEGIAAHWQYKDGGGLSKNADDHLSWVRRLLEDQQEIKNPKDFLSAFKVDLFFQEVYVFTPEGDVIAVPRGATPVDFAYQVHTDIGNHCLGAKVNGKMVPLRYKLKNGDRVEILTSQQRHPSRDWLSFVKTSKARNKISNFINSRERQQSLELGREILEAEIRKYGVLPADLLKGKMIDEAAHACGYNSLDSLFTAIGFGKLPAHQVVEKLLPKETLEDYRKKSTAIKVARKPEAKEREVGIKVKNFGDQMMMRIGKCCNPVPGDPITGYITRGRGISVHHTECPSVEALTNETERMIEVEWDTVHRTPFQTPLAIVGEDEPGLLATISSLLASFDVNITRANVQQASLKRAHFELDVEIFDLSHLKKVLEALRQTKGVIHAERVKEFKKKGPDKKRKVGEIGKGKSTDGSVPVN, from the coding sequence ATGCGTAAACTCAGCGAAATCACAGAATCCGTTCTGGCCTACCATCCTTCGGCCAACGTGGACATCATCCTGGATGCGTACCTGTATTCGGCCAAGGCCCACCGCGGGCAAAGCCGCCGTTCGGGCGAAGCCTACCTGTCTCACCCCGTGGAGGTGGCCTACAACCTGACGCGGTTGAAGATGGACGAACGCACCGTCGCCGCCGGACTCCTGCACGACACCATCGAAGACACCCTCGCCACCAACGACGAAATCCGCGAACTGTTCGGCGACGAAATCTACGGACTGGTGGACGGGGTGACCAAGATCGGCGAGATCGAATTCTCCAGCCGCGAGGAAAAGCAGGCTGAAAATTACCGCAAGATGATCCTGGCGATGGCCCGGGACATCCGCGTCGTCATGATCAAGCTCGCCGACCGCGCTCACAACCTGCGGACGCTGGGTTCGCTGGACCCTTCGCGCCAGCAGCGCATCGCCCGCGAAACGCTGGACATTTACGCGGCGCTGGCCAACCGGCTGGGCATCGGTTGGTTGAAGGCGGAGTTGGAAGACGGGTCCTTCAAATACCTGCACCCGGATGAGTACGAGGCCATCGTCAACCGCATGCACCAGGGCCAGGGCGAGCGCGACGATCTGGTGAAAAGCGTGTACACCCTGCTGGAAAAGGAATTGAAGGCGGTGGAATTGACGGGCACGGTGACCGGCCGGTCCAAACATTATTACAGCATCTACAAAAAGATGGTGAACCAGCAGATCGATCTGGAGGACGTGTACGATCTCATCGGCGTGCGCGTGATTTGTGAAAGCGTGAAGGACTGTTACGCGATCCTCGGTCTGGTGCATTCGTTGTGGCGGCCGATCCCCGGCAAGTTCAAGGACTACATCGCCATGCCCAAGCCGAACATGTACCAGTCGCTGCACACCACGGTCAACGGTCCCAACGGACAGCGGGTGGAGGTGCAGATCCGCACGCGCGACATGCACCGGGTCGCGGAAGAGGGCATCGCCGCGCACTGGCAGTACAAGGACGGCGGCGGCCTTTCCAAAAACGCGGACGATCACCTGAGCTGGGTGCGGCGGTTGCTCGAAGACCAGCAGGAAATCAAAAACCCGAAGGACTTTTTGAGCGCCTTCAAGGTGGATCTGTTTTTTCAGGAAGTGTACGTGTTCACGCCGGAGGGGGACGTCATCGCCGTGCCGCGCGGGGCCACGCCGGTGGATTTCGCCTACCAGGTGCACACCGACATCGGCAACCATTGCCTGGGCGCGAAGGTGAACGGCAAGATGGTGCCGCTGCGTTACAAATTGAAGAACGGCGACCGGGTGGAGATTCTCACCTCGCAGCAACGCCACCCCAGCCGCGACTGGCTGTCCTTTGTCAAAACGTCGAAGGCGCGCAACAAGATTTCCAATTTCATCAACAGTCGCGAACGCCAGCAGAGCCTGGAATTGGGCCGCGAAATTCTGGAGGCGGAAATCCGCAAATATGGCGTTCTGCCCGCGGATTTATTGAAAGGAAAAATGATCGATGAGGCCGCCCATGCCTGCGGCTACAACTCGCTCGACAGCCTGTTCACCGCCATCGGTTTCGGCAAACTGCCGGCTCACCAGGTGGTGGAAAAACTGTTGCCCAAGGAAACGCTGGAGGATTACCGCAAGAAATCCACGGCCATCAAGGTGGCGCGCAAACCGGAGGCGAAGGAACGGGAAGTCGGCATCAAGGTCAAAAATTTCGGCGACCAGATGATGATGCGCATCGGCAAATGCTGCAACCCGGTGCCGGGGGACCCGATCACCGGTTACATCACGCGCGGGCGCGGCATCTCCGTGCACCATACCGAGTGCCCGAGCGTGGAGGCGTTGACCAATGAGACCGAACGCATGATCGAGGTGGAATGGGATACGGTGCACCGGACGCCGTTTCAAACGCCGCTGGCCATCGTCGGTGAAGATGAGCCGGGCCTGTTGGCAACGATCAGCAGCCTGCTGGCATCATTCGACGTCAACATCACCCGCGCCAACGTGCAGCAGGCATCGCTCAAACGGGCGCACTTCGAACTCGACGTCGAAATCTTCGACTTGAGCCACCTCAAGAAAGTTCTGGAGGCGTTGCGCCAGACGAAGGGCGTGATTCACGCCGAACGCGTCAAGGAATTCAAGAAAAAGGGTCCGGATAAAAAACGCAAGGTGGGGGAAATCGGGAAAGGGAAATCGACGGACGGGTCGGTGCCGGTCAATTAG
- the recG gene encoding ATP-dependent DNA helicase RecG — protein MTSQKPATPKPSLADSLQYVKGVGPKRALLLEKLGLSTVEEGLALLPHRFEDRSRVQPIGKVTDDEYVTFRATVLNAGTLRLGRRRKVFEVIFEDDTGTLRGKWFQFKESYMKERFALGRHCIVSGKPRPNTYLGAGLEIIHPDVEFTEADAPATLEMGRIVPVYPATEGLHQKSLRTIMKHLVDLYAPLLEEFLPADVMQRNDLVPRVNAYQDAHFPPPGSSADLLHKFRTPQQLRLIFEELFLIQVGLAFKRKHAYREQPGRTLKTRGDLIRRFVKLLQFEYTGAQKRVLGEIMDDLEQARPMHRLLHGDVGSGKTLVALTTLLTAVDNNLQGAMMAPTELLAEQHYLNLLPYCEHLGVKLDLITSALPSAEKKAVQQRIRDGETQIAVGTHALIQKDVGFQDLGLVVIDEQHRFGVLQREAIGKKGLSPHVLIMTATPIPRSLALTLYGDMDVSILDEMPPGRQPIATHSYDAKKRDAAYQMVYEEIQRGRQAYVVCPLIEESETLDLKTAQEVHTDLVARFPDLTIRLIHGKLKKEERQAIMTEFNRGGVDILVATTVIEVGIDVPNATLMLIEHAERFGLAQLHQLRGRVGRGAHASQCLLIAYPPLSDDAAARIEAMLKSGDGFVIAEQDLKIRGPGDFLGTRQAGMPTLRFADLVRDLKLIVSTRKEAFALIDRDPWLKEPNHQPLRDTLHRTLGDRLDLLNIL, from the coding sequence ATGACATCCCAGAAACCCGCCACCCCGAAACCTTCGTTGGCCGACTCCCTGCAATACGTCAAGGGGGTCGGGCCCAAACGGGCCCTGCTCCTGGAAAAGCTGGGCCTCTCCACCGTCGAAGAGGGGCTGGCGCTGTTGCCGCACCGTTTCGAGGACCGCAGCCGCGTGCAGCCCATCGGCAAGGTGACGGACGACGAGTACGTCACCTTCCGCGCCACCGTGCTCAATGCGGGCACCCTGCGTCTCGGGCGGCGGCGCAAGGTGTTCGAGGTGATTTTCGAAGACGACACCGGAACGCTGCGCGGCAAATGGTTCCAGTTCAAGGAATCCTATATGAAGGAACGCTTCGCCCTCGGCCGCCACTGCATCGTGTCGGGCAAGCCGCGTCCCAACACCTACCTCGGCGCGGGACTGGAGATCATCCATCCCGACGTCGAGTTCACAGAGGCCGACGCCCCGGCGACGCTGGAGATGGGGCGCATCGTGCCGGTGTACCCGGCCACCGAAGGTCTGCATCAGAAATCGCTGCGCACCATCATGAAACACCTGGTCGATCTGTACGCGCCGCTGCTCGAAGAATTTTTGCCCGCCGATGTCATGCAGCGCAACGATCTTGTGCCACGTGTGAACGCCTATCAGGACGCGCACTTCCCGCCGCCGGGCAGCTCCGCCGACCTGCTGCACAAGTTCCGCACGCCGCAACAACTACGCCTCATTTTTGAAGAACTGTTCCTCATCCAGGTGGGCCTTGCCTTCAAACGCAAACACGCCTACCGGGAGCAACCCGGTCGCACCCTGAAGACGCGGGGTGACCTGATCCGCCGCTTCGTCAAACTGCTGCAATTCGAATACACCGGCGCGCAGAAACGGGTGCTGGGCGAGATCATGGACGACCTCGAACAGGCGCGGCCCATGCACCGGCTTTTGCACGGCGATGTCGGCAGCGGCAAGACGCTGGTGGCGCTGACCACACTGCTCACCGCCGTGGACAACAACTTGCAGGGGGCGATGATGGCGCCGACGGAACTGCTCGCCGAACAGCATTACCTGAACCTGCTCCCCTATTGCGAACACCTCGGCGTGAAACTGGACCTCATCACCAGCGCCCTGCCCTCGGCGGAGAAAAAAGCGGTGCAGCAACGCATCCGCGACGGAGAGACGCAGATCGCCGTCGGCACCCACGCCCTCATCCAGAAAGACGTCGGCTTCCAGGACCTCGGGCTGGTGGTGATCGACGAGCAACACCGCTTCGGCGTGCTGCAACGCGAGGCCATCGGCAAGAAAGGCCTGTCCCCGCACGTGCTCATCATGACCGCCACGCCGATCCCGCGTTCGCTGGCGCTCACCTTGTACGGCGACATGGATGTGTCGATCCTGGACGAGATGCCGCCGGGCCGCCAACCCATCGCCACGCACAGCTACGACGCCAAAAAACGCGACGCCGCCTACCAAATGGTTTATGAAGAAATCCAGCGCGGCCGCCAGGCCTATGTCGTGTGCCCGTTGATCGAGGAATCGGAAACCCTCGACCTCAAAACCGCGCAGGAAGTGCACACCGATCTCGTCGCCCGCTTCCCGGATCTGACCATCCGCCTCATTCACGGCAAGCTGAAAAAAGAAGAGCGGCAGGCCATCATGACCGAATTCAATCGAGGCGGCGTGGACATCCTTGTCGCCACCACGGTGATCGAGGTCGGCATCGATGTGCCCAACGCCACGCTCATGCTGATCGAACACGCCGAGCGCTTCGGCCTCGCGCAACTGCACCAGTTGCGGGGACGCGTCGGGCGCGGTGCCCACGCCTCGCAATGCCTGCTCATCGCCTACCCGCCGTTGTCGGACGATGCCGCAGCACGCATCGAAGCCATGCTGAAATCGGGCGACGGTTTCGTCATCGCCGAACAGGATTTGAAAATCCGCGGCCCCGGCGATTTTCTGGGCACGCGCCAGGCGGGCATGCCGACCCTGCGTTTCGCCGATCTGGTGCGCGACCTCAAACTCATCGTCAGCACGCGCAAGGAAGCCTTCGCCCTGATCGACCGCGACCCCTGGCTGAAAGAACCGAATCACCAGCCGCTGCGCGACACCCTGCACCGCACCCTGGGTGACCGGCTGGACCTGCTGAATATCCTGTAA